The segment ctattaaaataataaatataaaatttccTGAAATCTTCATACTTGACAAATGGTAGAACAGCAGTCTTGAAAACCATCCTGTATAGCAATGTACTGCTCCGTAACATCGGGTATCTATAAATTTAGAGTGACAGTGGACGCTTGAACTTCATTGGGAATAACCACCCTCCTTTTCGTGACATGGAAGAAATGTCCCTCAAGATGCCAGAAGTCAACGCAGAAGAGtccaaatagtaaaaataaaaccatagCTAAAATCCATTCACATATGGCAACTATAGATTTCATGCGCTTGATAAAGAATGCAATCACTGTTAGTAAAATTGGTTAAGGAATCTAAAGGAATGAAGGACTGTACATAGTATATACACACTCAACGCTGCTACATCTCAAGCTCTACTAGGCCTTGTACACACAGCAATGCTGTCCTACACCATCCCAGTACAATGGTATACAAAGCACTTGAAGGATTTATAGCTTTTTTAAACCCTCTAACTGTAACTGAATCATAACCTGTTGTCTATGTGACAGCCCTTTCGGAGACATGACATTACCCCTAAAGTGTTAATCCATGTTAGCACAGAAGTGCCAGTGGGTCATTCAAGAAGCTGTGTGAACTGTTGCTTAACGAGTAAACCTTCTTCACCTAATATAATCTACAAATAAATGTGGCTTTACAAGTGTGAGCACTAAAAGTGTTCCACCcccgtttcagcaaattaatgttattttttgtattattaaaggttatacaattttcaaatatacattctgtattcatttctgaaggttttcaagatctctgtatgTTGTTATtcggtaggaacattcattgctgTAGCTAGCAGGGggggggcccactgagatggtggggcccaggagTGGGCTGGGTCAGTCCCCCAGCGGTGCCATGTTTCGGTTTTAaccgtatctgcgtcctcaggacatagatacagttgaacccaatgccggAGAAgagagccgtcagctccctgcttcagcattcaccgtGAGCGGCTTGTCATAGACAGGCGAGATGCAGTGATGTTATGTGCCAAGCACCCCAGAGCACAGACCAAAGGAGCAGAGGGATTTCCTCCACTTGTCGTGGGAATAGGtaactattatttttattagccACTGTGGGTGCATTATGATGGCAGCAGGGGCATAATACTGgctgtgggggcatctgtggggcattatactgtgttgggcagctttgggggcattatactgtgagggggcagctatggggcaatatacagtgtggggcagcaatgagggctttatactgtgtgcgcgcactgagggggcattatattgtgtgggggcactataggcggattatactgtgtggggaggcactaaagtggcattatactgtgtagggaggcactataggggcattatactgtgtggggaccatataggggcattatactgtgtggggagacactataggggcattatacagtgtgggaagGCAGCATACCGTGTATGGAAGCTACATAAAAAGCATAGAAGTTATAGAAACGGGATAGTTCTTTAtgccacgctgtttccgtaacacccattcacttctacaGAAGTCTACAGAGTTGCACACAaaactacgctgtttacgtaagccTGTCCCCGccgaagtaaacttggaaagacttgaggaatgaagatatgactctttccaaacgaagatttgactcttttcaaatgaagatctgactcttttctgctcattagcatacggtgtgggaacactaaaaagctaaatactaaagctacagagccgactaagaagataattataggttatatagaaatgatttttcacccactaccaccaggtatagtcggtttaataggtgaaatgctgatgacaggttccctttaaatgaattTATTTCTACAAAAGCTCGCTCTAATAAAAGAGAGTATGCATTTTAAAGAGTGTCTGTCACCAAACTGAGAATCTGTCCCCATACAGGTCTTCTAAGAAAATCGGATgggtaactttttacattttgtgactTGATCTATGGGGTAATTGATAGCAAATTCTTTCTGCAAATAAGACACAAAGAAGTCGCAGGCTGTACTTTACTCCACAAGTGAAACTTGTTAGCCTATTTTGTGATAAACAACTCTTACCTAAAAGAAACACTGGGCAAATCTGAGTGTGATGCCTAGTGAAAGATCTGAGCAGGGGGAGCATGGCATAGCTATTTAAAGGACACCAGAGGGAGAATCCATGTGTTATGCACCACCCCCTCACGCCCTGCACAATGTATCATCTTTGCATGGAGAGTTCCTTTAAATGGCTATAAAGTAGAGCCAGGACTTTTTTCTGCCAGGTATTCCCATATGCATAATCTGCATAGGTAAGAGAAATTATTTCTATGCACTGAAATAGACCAACCTAGAAaatagtaaaaagtaaatgttaGCATTGCTTAGAGCAGTGCTCTCCTCTGGAGAGCCATCTGTTGGAGACGACCTGCTTAAAAAATCTACACATTAACCTGTGTTAAGTTCATAGAGGAGAAAAttgtgacaggtcccctttaaagtGAAACTCCAGGCAAATTTTCATAATTTGTAAAATGGAGCTACTGGGGTCATGTAACATAGCAGGGCCGTTAATTCTTTCACACTGGTCAAACGTTTCCAAGGTGCTTTGTATGCAAGATTTTCTTAACACCACAGGAAACACCGGGCTGGTCACAAGTTGCGAAAAAATGACTCTCTTTCCTCTCTGCAGCTATTGGATGAAGCAGCACCCTatagacttcctgctctgcccgcCCCCTACatgcactttcacataatactggTAATACTGAGAGCTCTCTTCTCCCTTTCAGGTAATGCTCTCTGATTTCTCCTCCAAATGCAGGAGGAAGCAGCTAAAATGGATTGCATGCAGGCGGTGAgggatgtcgggggggggggggggggttttgggGGGGGTGTAACATGTTGTTATTTTGCCATGTTGTTATTTTCTGTGGTGTTAAGAAATGTGTGAAAGAATGTGAATATGAAGTGAAAAATGTAATGGCCCTGTTATGTTACTTGACCCTAATAGCTCCATTTTACTAATCATGAAAATGTACGTGGCGTTCGACTTTAAGGGTTTCTTTCATTATGGAGCTATAAAAGTTAATTCCATGGTCCACTGCCTTGTTAAGGATACTCATAATAATCAATGCTGTTACAAAACCAGTAAGGATAAACCGCAGAGGTCCTATCCACCACCCGCCATGTCTTGGCTTCACTCTGTAGGTCAGATATGATTGTATCCAGAAGTAAATATTACCAATGATAAATGCCAGGAATGCTCCAACAAAATGTGTTTCCAGCTGATTGGATTGCTGTGGAGAAACAAATGTAATGATATATTTCACTCCCATCATGCAACAAAaggccattcaaatcaatggccaACTGCTTAGAATGTAATGTCAAATATGCAGTTAAAGAAATCTCTGAGCAAATTAAACACTGACGTCAGGGACTCCGCCTGGAGTTGAAACCTCAACCAGcgcgttgctatctacaggggttgtgtgtgtcactatctacaggggggggggggtgtggcgttatctgcaggggggtgagttgcgctatctacagggggtttgtgttgCGTTGTATACAGCggggtgtttggcgctatcttcaagaggggtgtgacactatctatatgggcactggggcactatatgcgcactatctagaggggacactatggcgctatctacatgggcactgtgtgcggcaccatctacatgggcagtgtggcactaattggacactggcactttatatgtgaacactatggcactttatatgtgggcactgtggcaatattgggcactgtggcactatctacagttggcactgtggtactatgtgggcactgggactatctatgtaggcactatcaatgtgggcactatctacaggggcattacagcactatctatatgggcactgtggtgtattCAGGGGGACAAATGTTTTTTAGGGGGacagttgggacaaaaaaaacactgacaaattaaatccatccgtCTTttctaacggccatgaaaaacggatgggaaATTGAtgaaaacggccattaaaacggTCAGATGGAGTTGAAATAGataaaaatttggagacacactgatgcaaaacagccatgaaacactgacagttgatcagtatttaatggccattttttttcccctgtcgtgtgaatgtagcctaatacgTGGAAACATGTTTTTAACAGccccagcagtggcgtaactaccgccgtagcagcagtatcggctgctacggggcccgcggcatgagggggcccgtgtcgcccgtcggcacgggcccccaccatggccggaggctccgctagcagccgctatggccgctacagcgggacgccactgaacactacgacagagcagggaggtatctccccgctctgccattaaacaaaagacatgtatcccctatccacaggagaggggatacatgtgtgatcgctggcagcgatagggagaacgggggactgaaagtcccctgaagttctccatcacaaacctcggacttccggggtctgtctgcagctccgtagaaatgaatggagcgccggaagcgcttgtgcgcatgcgtgaacagcgctcctttcatttttattgagctgcgcagacgccggaagtcagaggttagtcatggagaacttggggggactttcggtcccccgttctccctatcgctgccagcgatcacacatgtatcccctgtcctgtggataggggatacatgtcttttcacactgtaggtcgcattttttggggaggttggggacgctgtaaggcgttccctacagggggggggctgtaaggcgttgcctacaggggggggctgtaaggcgttccctacagggggggctgtagggcgttccctacagggggggggctgtaaggcgttccctacagggggggctgtaaggcgttccctacagggggggctgtaaggcgttccctacaggggggactgtatggcgttccctacagggggggctgtatggtgttccctacagggggggctgtatgtcgttccctacagggggggctgtatggcgttccctacaggggaggctgtatggcgttccctacaggggaggctgtatggcgttccctacagggggggctgtatggcgttccctacagggggggctgtatggcgttccctacagacccccctgtagggaacgccatacagaccccctgtagataacgccatacagccccccctgtagataacgccatacagccctctctgtagatagcgccatacagtcccccctgtagataacgccatacagtcccccctgtagataatgccatacagtcccccctgtagatataatgccatacagtcccccctgtagataacgccatacagtcccccctgtagataacgccatacagcccccctgtagataacgccataccgccccctgtagatagcgccatacagcccccctgtagatagcgccatacagaccccctgtagatagcgccataccgcccccctgtagataacgccatacagaccccctgtagatagcgtcatacagacccccctgtagatggcgccatacagaccccctgtagatagcaccatacagtccccatgtagatagcgccatacagccccctgtagatagcgccatacagccccctttgtagatatctacagagggggctgtatggcgttatctacaggggggactgtaaaaaaggcactatctacaaggggggggggttgtgtgacacccaggggagggggggccccagtcaaaagtttgctatggggcccagtctttcctagttacgcccctgagcccCAGCACCACAGGGGGTATATTAGGTTTTGTTGTAAGACCCACCTGAAAATTTCCAACCATTGAAGTTCCTAAAGCACAAAGAAATCCCATAGCAAGTCCCACAGAATTTACGTGAGAATGGCAGCCATAATCTCTGATTTGCTGAAACCGTACGATGCAGATCCAGAGCACTAACAAAAGAACATGAGCAGGATTAGTAAGCCTTGTTTTATATCATATAACATTATTACATCTAAAATCccggttgttgttgtttttaaagaATCTTTATTTCGTTTTTCAGAAACTGATtagtattttatgttttttttttacacgtaaggatctgttcacatcagcgttggaaaATCCGTTAAGGTctcccgtcgcagatccggcaaagattaccagaaacaatagcgcagtatgctgcgcaattgtttccagtaaaaccctGAACACTCCCAAAGGAATGCAGGAGGAACCCATTAAACTCAACGGGATCTGTCGCCTGCCGGTGGTATACGTACCTTCCGATTTTCCCTTGTAAACCCACAacacacatgtgaacagggccttagataattATAAAATAATGAGGGGTTGTGGCTGCCTATGATGACAGGAAATCACAATGTACAGAGGGTGCATTATTTACTTCAGTCTCTGAGCTGGGCATATGGAATCATGTCCATGCAAAACAGTCGCTATTAGCAATATTAGGCCAGTAGCGGCTAGTGGTAAGCAGGAATAAAATGATGGCAGCCAGAACAGGACTGATGGCAGTGGAAGGAAGCAAGTAAGAAGGGGGTGACAGCAGGCAGGATTGAATGGGAGCAGTCAGTGATGTAGTGGTGGTGGCAGGGATgcagggccggcattagggggAGGGGGTAAACTGGGTAATTTCCCAAGGCACCTAATCCCAAAGGGTCCCCTTGCCTTCAGGGCCACCACTGCTGTTTAGATGCCCGCCCATACATCTGTGGAagtgagcgggcgggctgctacaTAAGATGGCGAGAGAAGACGGTGGGTCCAGGCGCTGAACTGCATCTCTCTCAAGCCCCAGAGCCACTGGCTCACTGCCCCGCCTACTACAGGTCTGGAGGACGACAGCGTCCCAGCGCTGGTGACACAATGACATTATGGTGCTGGTGACGCGATTACGTCATGACGCTGGGCTACAGAAGAGGACCTATCCACTCATCGTGGGAGCGGCGTTaggagaggtttttttttattggtgcaaaagGGACCTAACTACTACATGGAGGGCGCAAAGGAAGCCTAACTACTACATGGAGGGCGCAAGGGGGCTTAACTGctgtatggagggcacaagggggcctaactactgtatggaggGCGCAAAGGGGCATAACTAGTATAAGGAGGGCGTAAGGAGGCATAACTATTATATTGAGGGCAcaaaggggcctaactactacatggagggcacaaggggggcCTAACAAATATATGGAGGgctaaagggggcctaactattatatggagggcacaagggggtcTAACATCTATTTGGAGGGCAcaaaggggcctaactactatatggagggcacaaaggggcctaactactacatgGAGGGCACAAAGGGAGCCTAACTATTATATATGGGCAAGGGCGGGGgggtctaactactatatggagggcacaaaggGGGTCTAACACATATGGAGGGCACAAGAAGgcttaactactatatggagtgcACAAGcccaactactatatggagggcacaaagggagcctaactactatatatgggAATaaggggggcctaactactatatgggagcaCCAAAGGAATCTAACACAAATGGTGACACAAAGGGGGCCTATCCACTATATAGGgtcacaaagggggcctaactattatataggggcacaaagtggcctaactgctatatatagggCACCAAGGGGGCATAAcagctatataggggcacaaatggGGACCTAACTAATGTGGGGACACAAAGGGGTCCTAAAAACTTTATAGGGGTACAAAGGGGACGTAAAAACTATATAGGGGCACCAAATGAGACCTAACTAACATGGGGACACAAAGAGGTCCTAACTACTCTATAGGAGCCCAAATGAGGacctaactattatatggggacacaaagaaGGACCTAACTACTAGGGAGGCATTCCAGTGTAGGGAGGGCAccgttactgtgtgtggggcactattactgtgtaaagtacaaagggggcactattactgtgtgcgggggtactattacagtgtggggcacCAATAGGtggcattatttccatctggggtACTATAATTGGTGTGTTTTTGTAGAAGGTGGGACATAGGTtggggaggtaatatcagagaagcagaaaataataaattgaataaggtgatcaaaaagggaAAAGCGATTATGGTTAGTGAGGTGCCTTTATTTGAGGAGGTGTTAGATAAAAGGTTATTAAGGAAGATTAGTGCAATTAAAGTAGAGGAGTTGCATTCGTTACATTGCATTTTAATCGATAAACAAAGCTGTTTTAGTGATCGATTGCTACAATTTCGTTCAAGAAAAGAACGATTTAAAAGATCTTTTTTGCCAAAAGCTATTGCACTTTCTAATATGTCTTTATAGTGTGTCATGatgctttttaatatatattttattatatgttgtcgttgtatgttgtattgtgttgtataaTATGTACTGAAAATGGGAGTTACAACTGTAAACCAATTTCCCCTTAGGGATAAATAaagtatttatctatctatctatctatctatctatctatctatctatctatctatctatctatctatctatctatctatctatctatctatctatctatctatctatctatccatccatccatccatccatccatccatccatccatccatccatctatctatctatctatctatctatctatctatctatctatctatctatctatctatctatctatctatctatcatctatctatctatctatctatctatctagtaggtagaaaaaagcagcacttcagagaattcaagtatgactgtaaaggatctgccaggcacagcttctgcacctgcttctatgtctgtgagactgactccatcttccaccactcaggatggcaggcttaggagtgggagaacctatcacagcctggccagacggagctagctcccgccctctgtctatttatacctgcctttcctgttcctccttgcttgtgattcttctcgtttggtttcctggccctgctgcagcttctgaactatttgaccctacttcatactgaccctggcttact is part of the Rhinoderma darwinii isolate aRhiDar2 chromosome 10, aRhiDar2.hap1, whole genome shotgun sequence genome and harbors:
- the TMEM150B gene encoding modulator of macroautophagy TMEM150B, encoding MWAWALLPVFLTVWATVGIWVVYVMAVSNGSVDVSEVFPYISTCGSYPPQSCIFGQVLNVGALLVLWICIVRFQQIRDYGCHSHVNSVGLAMGFLCALGTSMVGNFQQSNQLETHFVGAFLAFIIGNIYFWIQSYLTYRVKPRHGGWWIGPLRFILTGFVTALIIMMIAFFIKRMKSIVAICEWILAMVLFLLFGLFCVDFWHLEGHFFHVTKRRVVIPNEVQASTVTLNL